In Pseudomonas fakonensis, one DNA window encodes the following:
- the nuoC gene encoding NADH-quinone oxidoreductase subunit C/D — protein MTADNAIYIPPYKADDQDVVVELHNRFGADAFVAQETRTGMPVLWVKRAQLKEVLSFLRGVAKPYSMLYDLHGVDERLRTQRRGLPAADFSVFYHLLSVERNSDVMIKVSLSEGDLNLPTVTGIWPNANWYEREVWDMFGIDFAGHPHLSRIMMPPTWEGHPLRKDYPARATEFDPYSLTLAKQQLEEESARFNPEAWGMKRSGANEDYMFLNLGPNHPSAHGAFRIVLQLDGEEIVDCVPDIGYHHRGAEKMAERQSWHSFIPYTDRIDYLGGVMNNLPYVLAVEKLAGIQVPQKVDVIRIMLAEFFRITSHLLFLGTYIQDVGAMTPVFFTFTDRQRAYTVIEAITGFRLHPAWYRIGGVAHDLPRGWDKLVKDFVEWLPKRLDEYTKAALQNSILKGRTIGVAAYNTKEALEWGTTGAGLRSTGCDFDLRKARPYSGYENFEFEVPLAHNGDAYDRCMVRVEEMRQSIRIIDQCLRNMPEGPYKADHPLTTPPPKERTLQHIETLITHFLQVSWGPVMPANESFQMIEATKGINSYYLTSDGGTMSYRTRIRTPSYPHLQQIPSVIKGSMVADLIAYLGSIDFVMADVDR, from the coding sequence ATGACAGCGGACAACGCTATTTATATTCCGCCCTACAAGGCTGACGACCAGGATGTGGTCGTCGAACTGCACAACCGTTTTGGCGCCGACGCATTCGTCGCCCAGGAAACCCGCACCGGCATGCCGGTACTGTGGGTAAAACGCGCGCAACTCAAGGAAGTGCTGAGCTTCCTGCGGGGCGTGGCCAAGCCGTACAGCATGCTGTACGACCTGCACGGCGTCGACGAGCGGCTGCGCACCCAGCGCCGCGGCCTGCCTGCCGCCGACTTCAGCGTGTTCTACCACCTGTTGTCGGTGGAACGTAACAGCGACGTGATGATCAAGGTGTCGCTGAGCGAAGGCGACCTGAACCTGCCCACCGTGACCGGCATCTGGCCCAACGCCAACTGGTACGAGCGTGAAGTCTGGGACATGTTCGGCATCGACTTTGCCGGCCACCCGCATCTGAGCCGCATCATGATGCCGCCCACCTGGGAAGGCCACCCGCTGCGCAAGGACTACCCGGCGCGCGCCACCGAGTTCGACCCCTACAGCCTGACCCTGGCCAAGCAGCAGCTTGAAGAAGAGTCGGCGCGTTTCAACCCCGAAGCCTGGGGCATGAAGCGTTCGGGCGCCAACGAGGACTACATGTTCCTCAACCTGGGCCCCAACCACCCTTCGGCCCACGGTGCGTTCCGTATCGTGCTGCAGCTGGACGGTGAAGAGATCGTCGACTGCGTCCCGGACATCGGCTACCACCACCGTGGCGCCGAGAAAATGGCCGAGCGCCAGTCGTGGCACAGCTTCATCCCCTACACCGACCGTATCGACTACCTCGGCGGGGTGATGAACAACCTGCCGTACGTACTGGCGGTGGAGAAGCTGGCCGGTATTCAGGTACCACAAAAAGTCGACGTGATTCGCATCATGCTCGCCGAGTTCTTCCGCATCACCAGCCACCTGTTGTTCCTGGGTACCTACATCCAGGACGTCGGCGCCATGACCCCGGTGTTCTTCACCTTCACCGACCGCCAGCGCGCCTACACCGTGATCGAAGCGATCACCGGTTTCCGCCTGCACCCGGCCTGGTACCGCATCGGTGGTGTTGCCCACGACCTGCCGCGCGGCTGGGACAAGCTGGTCAAGGACTTCGTCGAATGGCTGCCCAAGCGCCTGGACGAATACACCAAGGCTGCCCTGCAGAACAGCATCCTCAAAGGCCGTACCATCGGCGTCGCCGCCTACAACACCAAGGAAGCCCTGGAATGGGGCACCACTGGTGCCGGCCTGCGCTCCACCGGTTGCGACTTCGACCTGCGTAAAGCGCGCCCCTACTCCGGCTACGAGAACTTCGAGTTCGAAGTACCGCTGGCCCACAACGGCGATGCCTACGATCGCTGCATGGTCCGTGTCGAGGAGATGCGCCAGAGTATCCGCATCATCGACCAGTGCCTGCGCAACATGCCGGAAGGCCCGTACAAGGCGGACCACCCGCTGACCACGCCGCCGCCGAAAGAGCGCACCCTGCAGCACATCGAAACCCTGATCACCCACTTCCTGCAAGTCTCGTGGGGCCCGGTCATGCCGGCCAACGAGTCGTTCCAGATGATCGAGGCGACCAAGGGCATCAACAGTTACTACCTGACGAGCGATGGCGGCACCATGAGCTACCGCACCCGGATCCGTACCCCCAGCTACCCGCACCTGCAGCAGATCCCTTCGGTGATCAAAGGCAGCATGGTCGCGGACCTGATCGCGTACCTGGGCAGTATCGACTTCGTTATGGCTGACGTGGACCGCTAA
- the nuoE gene encoding NADH-quinone oxidoreductase subunit NuoE, with product MNNTLIQTDRFALSETERSAIEHEMHHYEDPRAASIEALKIVQKERGWVPDGAIYAIGEVLGIPASDVEGVATFYSQIFRQPVGRHIIRVCDSMVCYIGGHESVVSQIQSELGIGLGQTTADGRFTLLPVCCLGNCDKAPALMIDDDTFGDVQPAGVSKLLEGYV from the coding sequence ATGAACAACACGCTTATCCAAACCGACCGTTTCGCCCTGAGCGAAACCGAGCGCTCGGCCATCGAGCACGAGATGCACCACTACGAGGACCCGCGTGCGGCGTCCATCGAAGCCCTGAAGATCGTCCAGAAGGAACGTGGCTGGGTGCCGGACGGCGCCATCTACGCCATCGGCGAAGTGCTGGGCATCCCGGCCAGCGACGTCGAAGGCGTGGCCACCTTCTACAGCCAGATCTTCCGCCAGCCGGTCGGGCGCCACATCATCCGTGTGTGCGACAGCATGGTCTGCTACATCGGTGGCCACGAGTCGGTGGTCAGCCAGATCCAGAGCGAGCTGGGCATCGGCCTGGGCCAGACCACCGCGGACGGGCGCTTCACCCTGCTGCCAGTGTGCTGCCTGGGCAACTGCGACAAGGCCCCGGCGCTGATGATCGACGACGATACCTTTGGCGACGTGCAGCCTGCCGGCGTCTCCAAGCTGCTGGAGGGTTACGTATGA
- the nuoF gene encoding NADH-quinone oxidoreductase subunit NuoF, with protein sequence MTITSFGPANRIARTAETHPLTWRLRDDGEPVWLAEYESKNGYAAARKALADMSADDIVQSVKDSGLKGRGGAGFPTGVKWGLMPKDESMNIRYLLCNADEMEPNTWKDRMLMEQQPHLLVEGMLISARALKAYRGYIFLRGEYTTAAKNLNRAIDEAKAAGLLGKNILGSGFDFELFVHTGAGRYICGEETALINSLEGRRANPRSKPPFPAAVGVWGKPTCVNNVETLCNVPAIVANGNDWYKSLARAGSEDHGTKLMGFSGKVKNPGLWELPFGVTARELFEDYAGGMRDGFKLKCWQPGGAGTGFLLPEHLDAQMYAGGIAKVGTRMGTGLAMAVDDSVNMVSLLRNMEEFFARESCGWCTPCRDGLPWSVKMLRSLEAGQGRAEDIETLLGLVNFLGPGRTFCAHAPGAVEPLGSAIKYFRSEFEAGVAPESAGTLRPNLAKPIVVGA encoded by the coding sequence ATGACCATCACTTCCTTCGGCCCGGCCAACCGCATTGCGCGCACGGCCGAAACCCACCCGCTGACCTGGCGCCTGCGTGACGACGGCGAGCCGGTGTGGCTTGCCGAGTACGAGTCGAAGAACGGCTATGCCGCCGCGCGCAAGGCGCTGGCCGACATGTCCGCCGACGACATCGTGCAGAGCGTCAAGGACTCCGGCCTCAAGGGCCGTGGCGGCGCGGGCTTCCCCACTGGCGTGAAGTGGGGCCTGATGCCCAAAGACGAATCCATGAACATCCGCTACCTGCTGTGCAACGCGGATGAAATGGAGCCGAACACCTGGAAGGACCGCATGCTGATGGAGCAACAGCCCCATCTGCTGGTCGAGGGCATGCTGATCAGCGCCCGCGCCCTGAAAGCCTACCGTGGCTACATCTTCCTGCGTGGCGAATACACCACTGCGGCGAAGAACCTCAACCGCGCCATCGATGAAGCCAAGGCCGCAGGCCTGCTGGGCAAGAACATCCTGGGCAGCGGTTTTGACTTCGAGCTGTTCGTGCACACCGGTGCCGGGCGTTACATCTGCGGTGAAGAAACCGCACTGATCAACTCGCTGGAAGGCCGCCGCGCCAACCCGCGCTCCAAGCCGCCCTTCCCTGCCGCCGTTGGCGTGTGGGGCAAGCCGACCTGCGTGAACAACGTCGAGACCCTGTGCAACGTGCCGGCCATCGTCGCCAACGGCAACGACTGGTACAAGTCGCTGGCCCGCGCAGGCAGCGAAGACCACGGCACCAAGCTGATGGGCTTCTCCGGCAAGGTGAAGAACCCGGGCCTGTGGGAGCTGCCATTCGGCGTCACCGCCCGCGAGCTGTTCGAAGACTACGCCGGTGGCATGCGCGACGGCTTCAAGCTCAAGTGCTGGCAGCCAGGCGGCGCCGGTACCGGCTTCCTGCTGCCCGAGCACCTCGATGCGCAGATGTACGCCGGCGGCATCGCCAAGGTCGGCACCCGGATGGGTACTGGCCTGGCCATGGCGGTGGACGACAGCGTCAACATGGTCTCGCTGCTGCGCAACATGGAAGAGTTCTTCGCCCGCGAATCCTGCGGCTGGTGCACCCCGTGCCGCGACGGCCTGCCATGGAGCGTGAAGATGCTGCGCTCGCTGGAAGCCGGCCAGGGCCGCGCCGAAGACATCGAGACCCTGCTGGGTCTGGTCAACTTCCTCGGCCCAGGCCGCACCTTCTGTGCTCACGCACCGGGTGCCGTCGAGCCGTTGGGCAGTGCCATCAAATACTTCCGCTCGGAGTTCGAGGCCGGTGTGGCGCCTGAAAGCGCTGGCACCCTGCGCCCGAACCTGGCGAAGCCGATCGTTGTCGGCGCATAA
- the nuoG gene encoding NADH-quinone oxidoreductase subunit NuoG, producing MATIHVDGKALEVNGADNLLQACLSLGLDIPYFCWHPALGSVGACRQCAVKQYTDENDTRGRIVMSCMTPASDGTWISIEDEESKAFRASVVEWLMTNHPHDCPVCEEGGHCHLQDMTVMTGHNERRYRFTKRTHQNQDLGPFIAHEMNRCIACYRCVRYYKDYAGGTDLGVYGAHDNVYFGRVEDGVLESEFSGNLTEVCPTGVFTDKTHSERYNRKWDMQFAPSICHGCSSGCNISPGERYGELRRIENRFNGSVNQYFLCDRGRFGYGYVNSKDRPRQPRLADGSKLSLDTALDKAADLLRGRTIVGIGSPRASLESNYGLRELVGAEYFYSGMEAGELARVRLALDVLNNSPLPVPTLRDIEDHDAVFVLGEDLTQTAARVALAVRQATKGKAEAMADAMRVQPWLDAAVKNIGQHALYPLFIASLAETKLDDVAEECVHAAPADLARIGFAVAHAIDPSAPAVDGLDSEAKALAQRIADALVAANRPLVVAGASLAEPALIEAAANIAKALKLREKNGSLTLVVPEANSLGMAMMGGESVDAALDAVISGKADAIVVLENDLYTRVPAAKVDAALAAAKVVIVADHTKTATLDRAHLVLPAASFAEGDGTLVSQEGRAQRFFQVFDPQYLDSSIQIHEGWRWMHALRATLLNKPVDWTQLDHVTSACAEAAPQLAGIVNAAPSAAFRIKGMKLAREPLRYSGRTAMRANISVHEPRTPQDKDTAFAFSMEGYSGSAEPRQQVPFAWSPGWNSPQAWNKFQDEVGGHLRAGDPGVRLIESQGDRLSWFSAIPAAFNPARGTWTAVPFFHLFGSEENSSRATPVQERIPAPYVALAKSEADRLGVNDGALLSLNVAGHALRLPLRINEQLGAGLVALPKGLAGIPPAIFGASVEGLQEAAQ from the coding sequence ATGGCCACTATCCACGTAGACGGCAAAGCGCTCGAAGTCAACGGTGCAGACAACCTGTTACAGGCGTGTCTGTCGCTAGGCCTCGATATCCCCTATTTCTGCTGGCACCCGGCGCTCGGAAGCGTCGGCGCCTGCCGGCAATGTGCGGTCAAGCAGTACACCGACGAGAACGACACCCGTGGTCGTATCGTCATGTCCTGCATGACCCCTGCCTCCGACGGCACCTGGATCTCCATCGAAGATGAAGAGTCCAAGGCGTTTCGCGCCAGCGTCGTCGAGTGGCTGATGACCAACCACCCGCACGACTGCCCGGTGTGCGAGGAAGGCGGTCACTGCCACCTGCAGGACATGACGGTAATGACCGGCCACAACGAGCGCCGCTACCGTTTCACCAAGCGTACCCACCAGAACCAGGACCTCGGCCCGTTCATCGCCCACGAGATGAACCGCTGCATCGCCTGCTACCGCTGCGTGCGCTACTACAAGGACTACGCCGGCGGCACCGATCTGGGTGTGTACGGCGCCCACGACAACGTGTACTTCGGTCGCGTTGAAGACGGCGTGCTGGAAAGCGAGTTCTCCGGCAACCTCACCGAGGTCTGCCCGACCGGTGTGTTCACCGACAAGACCCACTCCGAGCGCTACAACCGCAAGTGGGACATGCAGTTTGCCCCAAGCATCTGCCATGGCTGCTCCAGCGGCTGCAACATCAGCCCCGGGGAGCGTTATGGCGAACTGCGCCGCATCGAGAACCGCTTCAACGGCTCGGTGAACCAGTACTTCCTGTGCGACCGTGGCCGCTTCGGCTATGGCTACGTCAACAGCAAGGACCGCCCGCGCCAGCCACGGCTGGCCGATGGCAGCAAGCTGTCCCTCGACACCGCCCTGGACAAAGCCGCCGACCTGCTGCGCGGGCGCACCATCGTCGGTATCGGCTCGCCACGCGCCAGCCTCGAGAGCAACTACGGCCTGCGTGAGCTGGTCGGCGCCGAGTACTTCTACTCGGGTATGGAAGCCGGCGAGCTGGCCCGCGTGCGCCTGGCGCTGGACGTGCTGAACAACAGCCCGCTGCCCGTACCTACCCTGCGCGATATCGAAGACCACGACGCGGTATTCGTGCTTGGTGAAGACCTGACCCAGACCGCCGCCCGCGTCGCCCTGGCCGTGCGCCAGGCGACCAAGGGCAAGGCCGAAGCCATGGCCGATGCCATGCGCGTCCAGCCATGGCTGGACGCTGCGGTGAAGAACATCGGCCAGCACGCGCTGTACCCGCTGTTCATCGCATCCTTGGCTGAAACCAAGCTCGACGACGTCGCCGAAGAGTGTGTGCACGCAGCGCCTGCGGACCTGGCCCGCATCGGCTTCGCCGTGGCCCACGCCATCGACCCGAGCGCGCCGGCCGTCGACGGCCTGGACAGCGAAGCCAAGGCCCTCGCCCAGCGCATCGCCGATGCCCTGGTCGCGGCCAACCGCCCGCTGGTGGTCGCCGGCGCTTCGCTGGCAGAACCTGCACTGATCGAAGCCGCCGCCAACATCGCCAAAGCCCTCAAGCTGCGCGAGAAGAACGGTTCGCTCACCCTGGTCGTCCCTGAGGCCAACAGCCTCGGCATGGCGATGATGGGCGGTGAGTCCGTCGACGCTGCGCTGGACGCGGTGATCAGCGGCAAGGCCGATGCCATCGTGGTACTGGAAAACGACCTGTACACCCGCGTACCGGCTGCCAAGGTCGACGCCGCCCTGGCTGCGGCCAAGGTCGTGATCGTCGCCGACCACACCAAGACCGCCACCCTGGACCGCGCCCACCTGGTGCTGCCGGCTGCCTCGTTCGCCGAAGGCGACGGCACCCTGGTCAGCCAGGAAGGCCGTGCCCAGCGCTTCTTCCAGGTGTTCGACCCGCAGTACCTGGACAGCAGCATCCAGATCCATGAAGGCTGGCGCTGGATGCACGCCCTGCGTGCGACCCTGCTGAACAAGCCGGTGGACTGGACCCAGCTGGACCACGTCACCAGCGCCTGCGCCGAAGCCGCCCCGCAACTGGCCGGCATCGTCAACGCAGCGCCTTCCGCCGCGTTCCGCATCAAGGGCATGAAGCTGGCCCGTGAGCCGCTGCGCTACTCGGGCCGTACCGCCATGCGCGCCAACATCAGCGTGCACGAGCCACGCACCCCACAGGACAAGGACACCGCGTTCGCCTTCTCGATGGAAGGCTATTCGGGTTCGGCCGAACCGCGCCAGCAGGTGCCGTTCGCCTGGTCGCCGGGCTGGAACTCGCCGCAAGCCTGGAACAAGTTCCAGGACGAGGTCGGTGGCCATCTGCGCGCCGGTGACCCGGGCGTGCGCCTGATCGAGTCGCAAGGCGACCGCCTGAGCTGGTTCAGCGCCATCCCGGCTGCCTTCAACCCGGCCCGTGGCACCTGGACTGCGGTACCGTTCTTCCACCTGTTCGGCAGCGAAGAGAATTCCTCGCGCGCCACCCCGGTGCAGGAGCGCATCCCGGCCCCGTACGTAGCATTGGCCAAGTCCGAGGCCGACCGTCTGGGCGTCAACGACGGTGCCCTGCTGAGCCTGAACGTCGCAGGCCACGCGCTGCGCCTGCCGCTGCGTATCAATGAACAACTGGGCGCTGGCCTGGTTGCGTTGCCCAAAGGCCTGGCCGGCATCCCGCCTGCCATCTTCGGTGCATCCGTCGAAGGCCTGCAGGAGGCAGCACAATGA
- the nuoH gene encoding NADH-quinone oxidoreductase subunit NuoH, translated as MSWFTPEVIDVIIQVVKAIVVLLAVVVCGALLSFVERRLLGWWQDRYGPNRVGPFGMFQIAADMLKMFFKEDWNPPFVDKMIFTLAPVVAMSALLIGFSIIPISPGWGVADLNIGLLFFFAMAGLSVYAVLFAGWSSNNKYALLGSLRASAQTVSYEVFLGLALMGVVVQVGSFNMRDIVEYQAQNLWFIIPQFFGFCTFFIAGVAVTHRHPFDQPEAEQELADGYHIEYAGMKWGMFFVGEYIGIILISALLVTLFFGGWHGPFGILPQVPFLWFALKTAFFIMLFILLRASIPRPRYDQVMDFSWKFCLPLTLINLLVTAAIVLYNTPAVAAQ; from the coding sequence ATGAGCTGGTTCACCCCCGAAGTGATCGATGTGATCATTCAGGTCGTCAAGGCTATCGTGGTGCTGCTGGCCGTGGTGGTCTGCGGCGCCCTGCTCAGCTTCGTCGAGCGTCGTCTGCTGGGCTGGTGGCAGGACCGTTACGGCCCGAACCGCGTTGGCCCGTTCGGCATGTTCCAGATCGCCGCCGACATGCTGAAGATGTTCTTCAAGGAAGACTGGAACCCGCCCTTCGTCGACAAGATGATCTTCACCCTGGCGCCGGTCGTGGCCATGAGCGCCCTGCTCATCGGCTTCTCGATCATTCCGATCAGCCCGGGCTGGGGCGTCGCCGACCTGAACATCGGCCTGCTGTTCTTCTTCGCCATGGCCGGCCTTTCGGTGTACGCGGTGCTGTTCGCCGGCTGGTCGTCGAACAACAAGTACGCCCTGCTGGGCAGCTTGCGTGCTTCGGCGCAGACCGTGTCGTACGAGGTGTTCCTGGGCCTGGCGCTGATGGGCGTGGTGGTGCAGGTGGGTTCGTTCAACATGCGCGACATCGTTGAATACCAGGCCCAGAACCTGTGGTTCATCATTCCGCAGTTCTTCGGCTTCTGCACCTTCTTCATCGCTGGCGTCGCCGTGACTCACCGTCACCCGTTCGACCAGCCGGAAGCGGAACAGGAACTGGCCGACGGCTACCACATCGAATATGCCGGCATGAAATGGGGCATGTTCTTCGTCGGTGAATACATCGGCATCATCCTGATCTCGGCGCTGCTGGTAACCCTGTTCTTCGGTGGCTGGCACGGCCCGTTCGGCATCCTGCCGCAGGTGCCGTTCCTGTGGTTCGCCCTGAAGACCGCGTTCTTCATCATGCTGTTCATCCTGCTGCGCGCCTCGATCCCGCGCCCGCGCTATGACCAGGTGATGGACTTCAGCTGGAAGTTCTGCCTGCCGCTGACCCTGATCAATTTGCTGGTGACCGCTGCGATCGTGCTTTACAACACGCCAGCCGTCGCGGCCCAGTGA
- the nuoI gene encoding NADH-quinone oxidoreductase subunit NuoI, with the protein MFKYIGDIVKGTGTQLRSLAMVFSHGFRKRDTLQYPEEPVYLPPRYRGRIVLTRDPDGEERCVACNLCAVACPVGCISLQKAETEDGRWYPEFFRINFSRCIFCGLCEEACPTTAIQLTPDFEMAEFKRQDLVYEKEDLLISGPGKNPDYNFYRVAGMAIAGKPKGAAQNEAEPINVKSLLP; encoded by the coding sequence ATGTTCAAATATATCGGCGACATCGTTAAGGGCACCGGCACACAGCTGCGCAGCCTGGCCATGGTGTTCTCCCACGGGTTCCGCAAGCGCGACACCCTGCAGTACCCCGAAGAACCCGTGTACCTGCCGCCGCGCTATCGCGGCCGCATCGTCCTCACCCGCGACCCCGACGGCGAAGAGCGCTGCGTGGCGTGCAACCTCTGCGCGGTAGCCTGCCCGGTGGGCTGCATCTCGCTGCAGAAGGCCGAGACCGAGGACGGCCGTTGGTACCCGGAGTTCTTCCGCATCAACTTCTCCCGTTGCATCTTCTGCGGCCTGTGTGAAGAGGCGTGCCCGACCACCGCGATCCAGCTCACTCCGGATTTCGAAATGGCCGAGTTCAAGCGTCAGGACCTGGTGTACGAGAAAGAAGATCTGCTGATCTCCGGCCCCGGCAAGAACCCTGACTACAACTTCTACCGTGTTGCGGGCATGGCGATCGCTGGCAAGCCGAAAGGCGCTGCGCAGAACGAAGCCGAGCCGATCAACGTGAAGAGCTTGCTCCCATAA
- the nuoJ gene encoding NADH-quinone oxidoreductase subunit J yields the protein MEFAFYFASGIAVVSTLRVVTGTNPVHALLYLIISLISVAMIFFSLGAPFAGALEVIAYAGAIMVLFVFVVMMLNLGPASVAQERGWLKPGIWAGPVILAALLLLELLYVLFANPTGAAISGTTVDAKAVGISLFGPYLLVVELASMLLLAAAVTAFHLGRNEAKE from the coding sequence ATGGAATTCGCTTTCTACTTCGCATCCGGGATCGCCGTGGTCTCCACCCTTCGGGTGGTGACCGGCACCAACCCTGTGCACGCCCTGCTCTACCTGATCATTTCGCTGATCTCCGTGGCAATGATCTTCTTCTCCCTCGGTGCGCCGTTTGCCGGTGCCCTGGAAGTGATCGCCTACGCCGGCGCCATCATGGTGCTGTTCGTCTTCGTGGTGATGATGCTCAACCTCGGGCCGGCCTCGGTCGCCCAGGAGCGTGGCTGGCTCAAGCCCGGCATCTGGGCGGGACCGGTGATCCTCGCCGCCCTGCTGCTGCTGGAGCTGCTCTACGTGCTGTTCGCCAACCCGACTGGCGCTGCCATCAGCGGCACCACCGTGGACGCCAAGGCCGTAGGCATCAGCCTGTTCGGCCCTTACCTGCTGGTGGTCGAACTGGCCTCGATGCTGCTGCTCGCCGCAGCCGTCACCGCCTTCCACCTGGGCCGCAACGAGGCGAAGGAGTAA
- the nuoK gene encoding NADH-quinone oxidoreductase subunit NuoK, whose product MGAIPLEHGLAVAGILFCLGLVGLMVRRNILFVLMSLEVMMNAAALAFIVAGARWVQPDGQVMFILVISLAAAEASIGLAILLQLYRRFHTLDIDAASEMRG is encoded by the coding sequence ATGGGTGCTATCCCTCTCGAGCATGGTCTGGCAGTCGCCGGCATCCTGTTCTGCTTAGGTCTGGTTGGCCTGATGGTCCGCCGCAACATCCTCTTCGTACTCATGAGCCTGGAAGTCATGATGAACGCTGCTGCCCTGGCGTTCATCGTCGCCGGTGCCCGTTGGGTCCAGCCCGACGGCCAGGTGATGTTCATTCTGGTGATCAGCCTGGCAGCCGCCGAGGCCAGCATTGGCCTGGCAATCCTGCTGCAACTGTATCGCCGCTTCCACACTCTCGACATCGATGCTGCCAGTGAGATGCGCGGATGA
- the nuoL gene encoding NADH-quinone oxidoreductase subunit L, producing MNLLFLTFVFPLIGFLLLSFSRGRFSENLSALIGVGSVGLSAATAAYVIWQFNVAPPEGGAYSQLLWQWMSVDGFAPNFTLYLDGLSVTMLGVVTGVGFLIHLFASWYMRGEAGYSRFFSYTNLFIASMLFLILGDNLLFIYFGWEGVGLCSYLLIGFYYSNRNNGNAALKAFIVTRIGDVFMAIGLFILFAQLGTLNVQELLVLAPQKFQAGDTWMVLATLMLLGGAVGKSAQLPLQTWLADAMAGPTPVSALIHAATMVTAGVYLIARTNGLFLLAPDILHLVGVVGGVTLVLAGFAALVQTDIKRILAYSTMSQIGYMFLALGVGAWDAAIFHLMTHAFFKALLFLASGAVIVACHHEQNIFKMGGLWKKLPLAYASFVVGGAALAALPILTVGFYSKDEILWEAFASGNSGLLYAGLVGAFMTSLYTFRLIFIAFHGEAKTEAHAGHGISHWLPLGVLIVLSTFVGAWIHPPLAGVLPESAGHAGGEAKHSLEIASGAIAVAGILLSALLFLGKRSFVSSIANSGIGRVLSAWWFAAWGFDWIYDKLFVKPYLLISHVLRKDPVDRSIGLIPRLARGGNVAMSKTETGQLRWYTASIAVGAVLVLGAVVVAAV from the coding sequence ATGAACCTACTCTTCCTGACTTTCGTCTTCCCCCTGATCGGCTTCTTGCTGCTGTCGTTCTCGCGCGGGCGGTTCTCCGAGAACCTGTCGGCGCTGATCGGCGTCGGTTCGGTCGGCCTCTCGGCGGCCACCGCTGCCTACGTGATCTGGCAGTTCAACGTCGCCCCGCCTGAGGGCGGCGCCTACAGCCAGCTGCTGTGGCAGTGGATGTCGGTGGACGGCTTCGCGCCGAACTTCACCCTGTACCTGGATGGCCTGTCGGTCACCATGCTGGGTGTGGTCACCGGCGTGGGCTTCTTGATCCACCTGTTCGCCTCCTGGTACATGCGTGGCGAAGCCGGCTACTCGCGCTTCTTCTCGTACACCAACCTGTTCATCGCCAGCATGCTGTTCCTGATCCTGGGCGATAACCTGCTGTTCATCTACTTCGGCTGGGAAGGCGTGGGCCTGTGCTCGTACCTGTTGATCGGTTTCTACTACAGCAACCGCAACAACGGTAATGCGGCACTGAAGGCCTTCATCGTCACCCGTATCGGCGACGTGTTCATGGCCATCGGCCTGTTCATCCTGTTCGCCCAGCTGGGCACCTTGAACGTGCAGGAACTGCTGGTGCTGGCACCGCAGAAGTTCCAGGCCGGTGACACCTGGATGGTACTGGCCACCCTGATGCTGCTGGGTGGCGCGGTCGGTAAATCGGCGCAGCTGCCGCTGCAGACCTGGCTGGCCGACGCGATGGCAGGCCCGACCCCGGTTTCGGCACTGATCCACGCCGCCACCATGGTCACCGCAGGCGTGTACCTGATCGCCCGCACCAACGGCCTGTTCCTGCTGGCCCCGGACATCCTGCACCTGGTGGGTGTGGTGGGTGGCGTCACGCTCGTGCTGGCCGGTTTTGCCGCGCTGGTGCAGACCGACATCAAGCGTATCCTCGCCTACTCGACCATGAGCCAGATCGGCTACATGTTCCTCGCCCTGGGCGTCGGTGCCTGGGACGCGGCGATCTTCCACCTGATGACCCACGCCTTCTTCAAGGCCCTGCTGTTCCTTGCCTCGGGTGCGGTGATCGTTGCCTGCCACCACGAGCAGAACATCTTCAAGATGGGCGGCCTGTGGAAGAAGCTGCCGCTGGCCTACGCAAGCTTCGTGGTCGGTGGCGCAGCCCTGGCGGCATTGCCGATCCTGACCGTGGGCTTCTACTCCAAGGATGAAATTCTTTGGGAAGCCTTCGCCAGCGGCAACAGTGGCCTGCTGTATGCCGGCCTGGTCGGCGCGTTCATGACCTCGCTGTACACCTTCCGCCTGATCTTCATCGCCTTCCACGGCGAAGCCAAGACCGAAGCCCACGCCGGCCACGGCATCAGCCACTGGCTGCCACTGGGCGTGCTGATCGTGCTGTCGACCTTCGTCGGCGCGTGGATTCACCCGCCGCTGGCAGGCGTTCTGCCGGAAAGCGCCGGCCATGCCGGTGGCGAAGCCAAGCACTCGCTGGAAATCGCCTCGGGCGCCATCGCCGTTGCCGGTATCCTGCTGTCGGCCCTGCTGTTCCTGGGCAAGCGCAGCTTCGTCAGCAGCATTGCCAACAGCGGCATCGGCCGTGTGCTGTCGGCCTGGTGGTTCGCCGCCTGGGGCTTCGACTGGATCTACGACAAGCTGTTCGTCAAACCTTACCTGCTGATCAGCCACGTCCTGCGCAAGGACCCGGTTGACCGCAGCATCGGCCTGATCCCTCGCCTGGCCCGCGGCGGCAACGTCGCCATGAGCAAGACCGAGACTGGCCAGCTGCGCTGGTACACCGCTTCGATCGCCGTTGGCGCAGTGCTGGTACTCGGCGCTGTGGTAGTGGCTGCGGTATGA